From the Aspergillus puulaauensis MK2 DNA, chromosome 1, nearly complete sequence genome, the window ATTTCGGGAGAACACGCCCGGCAACGGATGCTCAAGATACTCAGCCTCGCCCTTGATACACTGGTTTTGATAGGCGCAGCCGAGCTATCTGGTGAAGGAACCCGTCgagatgggaggaggaagcagacaTTACTAGCCTGGGGGTGTGGTCTTATTGTGGGTTATACCTAAGCCACACACTTTCGAATACGTCTAACGTTGTTTTGCACAGGGGGTTGCTTTCTTTTGGGGGGCTTGGGCCATCCATTCAAAGCGTACTGCCGAACCTGGTACTTTTGTCACCTCGCTTTACCTCGGAAGTGCATGGAGTCAGGTTGCTTTGATTACAGTCATAATAGTGTCTGCATCTCAGCTGGTAGGCTCTCATCTCCGAATACCTTTGCAGCCGGACTGACGCAGACAGTTCCCGCATTACGGTGCGGTTGGACTTTGCATATTAGCAGGACTTATAGTGAATTACCTTGGACTAATATCGGCAGTATTCAATGGGCAAGAGTCGTTCCCTCCAATACCCCCGTCTGAAGCCCTTTCAGCACTTTCCTTCATCTGCCTTGGAGGGTTAATATTTTTGCTATCCAGGATGGCATCTGATGACGAACCACTATTCTTATATCGCCTCAACCTAGTTTCACGTTTGGTATTCCTTATCATGTTTGGGACTGGGCTATTTTTGATCTCCAAACGATCGAATGTGGTCCACATACATCCGATAGAGTCGCTCATACACGAAGCCGGAAAGAACCATGATATGTGGTTGAAGACAGCCAAGGGGAGCAGTAATCTGGCAGAAGCTGTTCAGAAATACCGGTCAAAATATAATCAGTACCCACCGCCGTGAGTGCCCTCCTTACTTAATACAGCGGATCGAAATTTAACGGTTTGATAGGGGCTTTGATAAGTGGTACGACTATGCCGTAAGCAGGTCTTCGGTTATGATTGACGAATTTGATGATATATACACGAACCTTTTGCCGTTTCGGGCCTTGGAACCCGAAGAGATTCGAACCATGACTCAAAAGTTAGCAACAAATCCTTTTAATGGAATAGGCGCTCTGAGTATCCGCAATGGCACCGTCAGGTTGCAAGAGGGAATCAGGCCAACACATGCCTGGATGGTTCAAAGTGCGGGCAAAATGATTGAAAAGTTTTCTGAGCACCTCCCCGACATGGATTTGGCTTTCAACCTGGACGACGAGCCCCGTGTTATAGCACCAtgggagaaggtggaagaaCTTCGGAAACGGGCAAGGATGCAACAGCTGCCTCCCGACGATAAGATTTCGAACAAGTGGTCTATGGAACGCAATGCAACTTGGGACCCTATAGAACCAGCCGACCAAACTCCAGAGGCTATGTTTATCGATCGTTCACTCCAGAGAGCATTTGATCCTTATATAGCACCTGCTTGTCCGCCTGGGTCGAAGGCACGGTCCCGGCGAATTTGGGACAAACGGCACTTATGCATGGAGTGCATTCGCCCCCATTCAAAGGGACAATTCCCAACGCGCTGGGATCTCGCATCCGATATATGTCACCAGCCTGATCTTGCTACGCTGCATGGACTCCTTATTTCTCCCGCATCGTTCAAAATCACGCAGGAACTGGTGCCCGTTTTCAGTCAGAGTTCCACATCGGGGTTCAACGACATCATATTTCCAAGTCCTTGGAACTATGTTGATAAAATAACTTACACGCCTTCCACTGAGCACCCGGATCAGAAATATACCGATAAAGAAAACACTCTCTTCTGGGTCGGAGGCACATCAGAAGGCGTAAGCCATGAGGGGAGATGGAAAGGGATGCCGCGACAGCGCCTCGCGCACGTGGTCAATAATAACACATATAACCACGTCTCAGTTCTCCTCCCTGCAGATCAACAAAAATCATACGC encodes:
- a CDS encoding putative capsular associated protein (COG:S;~EggNog:ENOG410PG0S;~InterPro:IPR006598;~PFAM:PF05686;~TransMembrane:8 (i12-34o40-60i190-209o234-252i264-284o304-322i342-362o368-391i)), with the translated sequence MIRLSVENGLRALLGAFLSSCTFLITSYNTTFAFDHPLHTASLACFLSGLSLLVLSRFVHRIPTISRPDKYSTIPLTELDDSTVEVLSPVSNDGDSAKDKRTWKWWLGIGVVTGIGCARLSLYRNITENIECAPPGYAYLIPLYISVYDFWRNQQGTQSCARPDHSPNALLRIPVTIASRVRFLVLQSRLRYVISAGLLAVSGLLVSSFDHGRESTFICPIISGEHARQRMLKILSLALDTLVLIGAAELSGEGTRRDGRRKQTLLAWGCGLIGVAFFWGAWAIHSKRTAEPGTFVTSLYLGSAWSQVALITVIIVSASQLFPHYVFNGQESFPPIPPSEALSALSFICLGGLIFLLSRMASDDEPLFLYRLNLVSRLVFLIMFGTGLFLISKRSNVVHIHPIESLIHEAGKNHDMWLKTAKGSSNLAEAVQKYRSKYNQYPPPGFDKWYDYAVSRSSVMIDEFDDIYTNLLPFRALEPEEIRTMTQKLATNPFNGIGALSIRNGTVRLQEGIRPTHAWMVQSAGKMIEKFSEHLPDMDLAFNLDDEPRVIAPWEKVEELRKRARMQQLPPDDKISNKWSMERNATWDPIEPADQTPEAMFIDRSLQRAFDPYIAPACPPGSKARSRRIWDKRHLCMECIRPHSKGQFPTRWDLASDICHQPDLATLHGLLISPASFKITQELVPVFSQSSTSGFNDIIFPSPWNYVDKITYTPSTEHPDQKYTDKENTLFWVGGTSEGVSHEGRWKGMPRQRLAHVVNNNTYNHVSVLLPADQQKSYAYQVFDGRAPTQVLGLNTSVSITDPIVRCRDKDCADQTDELHTGGRVDFQDHWQYRYLFDSDGAGFSGRFLPFLQSHSLPFKTGLFRQWFDSRITPWLHYVPIDIRLHGLWSTVAYFAGVDAIVDGQKIEMKGHDTQGTLIAEEGRKWAEKALRKEDMEIYFFRLLLEWGRLTDDRRDLLGFKLPS